AATATCCGGCGGAGATGCTAAATTTACCATGCTCAAGGGGCAAACTCTGCCTGAGTTCGTTCAGGACGATTCGGACCCCAAGGCGAACGTGAAAGACGAGTTATAAAGGGACTTGCGGTGTAGGTTttgcaccaaaaaaaaaaaaaaaaaaagtgcccaTCAACAGAGTGTCGCTGTCCTACCTACATGCACACACCTATATACCTAGTTGTGACCCCCACAAGCGATtcgcttttcttttcattaaCCATCTCTCTACCTCTTGGAAGAGGAACAGATGGGGGAGGCCTacggggggaaaagaaaattcccTCCACATTTGCCTGATGCGTTGCCTCCCCCTCGCGAAAACTTCGCAGCCCTTTTGCGACACCACAGCTTGACATCCTCTAATCCAtttctccacttttttttttttttttaccaccccgtaagaacatttttgcgttttaaaaaaaaaaaaaatttaagaaaacaTATTTGTGTTCTGCGagagaaaaagggggtgcGGAAAATACcaagaagggggaaggcgGTCAAGTGGGAAGAAGCGGGGAAGCAGCGGTTGAGAAGAGAGCTTAACCGTGCGCAGGTGCTTCCACACCACTGCACATAGTGCGTGCGCCGCCGCAAGTTGATGGGCTCCAACGGGGGCTGCGGCCGCCCCAACACGGTACCACTCCCCTGCCGCTTTCCTACCGCCACTCCGCGGCGGGCCCGCGGAGGTCCCAACACTTCACCGTCTGGTCCCACGAGGCAGACAGGACCAAGTCGCCCACCCACACCATCGCGGAAACGCGACTCCTATGGTTCAACATGGAGAGCGTGGAGTGCCTTATCTTAATCTTCTTCGCCTGGCTGCTAGCCAAATCGCtttcattaaaaagaaggaagggCAGATCAAACTGCTCTGCTTTCAACCCTAAgtggctgcccccccctttggtggaGTCGTTGGATACGCTTATGctaattttgcttttccccttgAAGTTCCTACCACTGGCACTATGCTTAGAGGTGGCCGCACAATGCTGTGATGTTAGTGGTAGTTTTAACCTGCTGGAGGTTCTCACCCCTTTGATTTCTCCCTGAGTGGGTCCCTCCCCGGAGCTCCCCAAATGAGCTTTACTCGTTAGATTAGGAGGGATCTCCTTCCTACTATTGACTCCCTTCGTTTTAATAGTGTTGAATAACTCATTCCTAGACATGACTTGAACTCTCTTATCGTGGGTGCTCTGCACATTTGGAGTTAACGTCCTTTTCCTATACGCGTCGAGTGTGCTaacttttcccattttcccccctttgtcaTAATTCCTATTGCTATTTTCTTGCCTTAACAAGTCAGGCGTTTTTCTATAGTTACACTCAGATACGATAGAAGTGGATCTATTACTTCTAaccgtttttttgttcaaaaggaggaagttcttccctccatttttgttccttcccgTGGCCGTTTTGGTGGTTAAGTCTCCAGGAAGGGGAGGGAGAAAGGCACAAGGTGGGCTCTCACCAGGGATAGAAACAGGACACGCTATGGACgtgcctgacctgttcattcCATCCACGTGCTTTTCCGTCTGCCAAAGTTTGATGCTGCCATTATCTGATGAAGAGCAGAAGAGGTTATCATACCTCCTCGAGAAAGATAAAAAACGAACAGGGGAAGTATGCCCGACGTATATTTCGAGTGGCTTCCTCTCATCCAGAAAACGtaaatcaaatttttttactaaacAATCTGATGCCCCCGAGAATAAGAAGCTCCCATCTGAAAGGACCGTATTAATGGAGTACTTGGAGTGtaactccccatttttatgaataggCAATGGTTGCCTAAAATCGAAGAATAGCATGTTCCCCTTGTAGGAGCTGAAAATGTGCATCTTGTGCTCCTCATTACAAGTGCAGTAGTTTAAAGAATCCCCTATCTCTTCATACCtgtagatatttttttttttattaaaatctAGTAGACAAATGGATCCTTCTTTGCTCCCATATGTCATTTTGCTGTCATCAAAATAGTTCATGCAGAAAATGGAGTTACACTGGCTAGCTAAAATTTCTTTAACCTTCTTTTCGCCCATGTCGATTATGCAAATGTTGTGATCCCTGTTTGTCATTCCTGCGCAGAGGTACCCCTTCTTCTCGTGGTAGCTGGAGCACAGTATGGGGTTGCCCAGCTGAATGTTCTTCACGTTCGTCGCGCGGTTTGCCCCCACCGGGTGCGTTGCACCGTTTGCGTCAACCATGTTTGTCGCACCTTTCGCCTCTACCCCCTTCGCCTCCAACCCCttcgctgctcccccttcttccccctccaaaGACCACACAGAAACCACACAGTCGTGCGAAATCGTTGCGAactccttctcccccacgAGGTGGATCCCCTCAATGGAGTTGTCGTGCCCTTTGAAGCTCCATATCGGCTTGATATTGCTCACCGCTCTCCCCCCATCGAACAGCTGctcattgttttttatttcgaacATGTAGTCCTCACTCGACAGGCAGTTTCGGAAGTCCATCTTGCCTGCCGCATCGGGATGGTCTGCCCTGATAAAATCTAATGTCCAATCGAACGGTCAATTGAGTGTCCAATCAAGTGCCCCTTCGATCGAGGGCAACCAACTTTGGGGGCACACCCACTGtagggggaagaaacgtaCGCACCCCTCCTAAATGGGCTCCCAGCAACGGGGGAATACACAAATCAGTATGCGTAGAAGCcctcaaaaaggggacacACCAGTGCACGCATACGTTCGCGTGACAGGGAAGAAGTTAAACCATTCAGATATCATGCGGAGTTTGTGCGGATCTTACGCGGATCTCATGCGGACCATCCGTATGCACACGTGCATCCGTCTGACACACTTTTTCGGCACAAATAACCTCCCTGTGGAGATAACTTCGTaacgtcttttttttttttttttttttttcccctctttacAAGTTCGCCCAACGCACAATCTGCAAACCCCCACCCTCAACAACGAAGCGATGCggacaaatttgaaaaattgttCCCTCCGTTGGTGGGTATCCCCTTGCACATATtcgaaatggagaaaaaaaaaaaaaaaaaaaaaaaagatgaaaaaatgagGCCACTTTATGCCCTTTGCTAGCTGTCTTAGgggcgtcattttttttttttttttttatccccccaATTTGGAGCGTACCCCAAAATGGCACTCCAACATCTGGGGAAAGATGGACACACCAAATGGGATTCATCCATCAGTCCGACTGAAACACTGCAGAGTCGACTCCCTTCTCCGTTGCGCCTAAACGGGATCAAAAAGGCCCTTCGCAttaccccctcccccgcagATCCATACGGGCACGATGCACACAAAGTGATGCTTCGCTTTTCCGCAAACGGAATCCCCCAAatgtgcctccccccccgccaACATTATAACACACCGTAGTGACATTGCTGCCCTAAATGAGAATTAGAAGTGCCTCCAAAAGGGTAACGTTCTTTTTGTCCTTCCGGTCCAACTTCCACACGTCTCCCcctttaaggaaaaaatcaaaCCCATTCGTTTGACCCCGCGGGTCGCACTTCCCTACGCAGCACTCCATAGCGACAAGCAGAAGTGAGCATTTTCGCTACAAACGCATGTGGGGCAAATTAACTTCCCGTTTGGTCGTTTCATCTTCCCATTGATAACGCGCACCTGGAGGTACACGCTCGTCTGGCATACTGGGGCGTGTCACCCGAGGGGCCCTTCTCCCCAACTCCCCGGAGAGGCTGAAAGGCTGAAAGGCTGAAGAGGCTACACCGCATTGACCCCCACGGCACTCCACACACACCACGGACAGGATGAAGAACAACCTGATGCTCTCACTCAACAACGCCAAGGACTACCTGAAAAGCAGAAACGAAAATGGCCAATCTGTGTACAACCACATATGTGAcgtaataaattttattatcgtGGAGAAGCCAGAAAAATGTTATGAGCATTTCGAAATGATTTCTAGTCATATAAAGGaaagtaaaaagggggactccGTATCTGCTCCGTCTTCCGCAGCGTGTGGTTCTCCTTCCCACCGTGGAAGGTCCAAAGCGTCCAAAGAGCCCCACTTGAGGGACGCCAATCTGGACAGCTACATACTCCacgattatataaaaaataaaaaggactggctagccaaaataaAACTCTCACTCCAGAAGAAAGTGCAGCCAAAACCGTCtcatttgccatttttaaaaaatttttacgaaCAAGCGAAATTAATTAACTGGGCAGGATACCACATAGGGAGTGATTCCGTTTGGCTCATCAACGAATCCGTGAAAAACGTCctcgaaaaatataaaaatgaattggCTTCCCTGCACTTCTGGGGAATACtcaaaggggtaaaaaacgACTACTACATTTTGGAAGGCCTTCTAAAGGGGGACTCCACCTTCCTGCTTcagagaaaagggaaaaaggcagCACCTTCGGAGGACTCCAATGGGGGGGAGTCCTCCAGCAGCGAAGAGTCCTCATCaacagagggggggaagcacgaagaggaaggcgaggaggaagacgaggaagaggacgacGAAGAGGACGAAAACGACGAAGAGGACAGCAATGACGAAGGGCGGAAAAACCGAAATAACTCCAGCGGAAAATCCACAAacccaaagggaaaaaacaaaccaaCGGAGAGCCACCAGCTGAAATACACAAGGGAAGACTTTGCCACCTTCAACAAGAGGGTCAACAGACACGTCTACTGGGCGTCCGTCAACGGAACGGACGAATGGGTTCTCCTAAAACCGACGACGCCAGAGTACATCCAAATGGCTAGTAGAACCAATAAAATGCTAACGGGGcatatgaacaaaataataaccGCCTTCCCCAACATTGCCATAAAGGAAAAGCACTACCTTAGGGCGCTCATTTCGCTCATATCCTCCTACACGCACATATCGCCTAGGCGGTACTACATCACCAGgggggcggaaaaaaaacggggggctgggaagcggaaaaaggggggcaaagaccaaagcggtgaagagggTGAAGAGGGTGTAGACCAAGACGAAGACGAAGAGGATTACTCCAATGCGTCTAACGAAAAGGACGACCATTCTAGCGAA
The DNA window shown above is from Plasmodium vivax chromosome 9, whole genome shotgun sequence and carries:
- a CDS encoding WD domain, G-beta repeat domain containing protein (encoded by transcript PVX_090905A); the encoded protein is MDFRNCLSSEDYMFEIKNNEQLFDGGRAVSNIKPIWSFKGHDNSIEGIHLVGEKEFATISHDCVVSVWSLEGEEGGAAKGLEAKGVEAKGATNMVDANGATHPVGANRATNVKNIQLGNPILCSSYHEKKGYLCAGMTNRDHNICIIDMGEKKVKEILASQCNSIFCMNYFDDSKMTYGSKEGSICLLDFNKKKNIYRYEEIGDSLNYCTCNEEHKMHIFSSYKGNMLFFDFRQPLPIHKNGELHSKYSINTVLSDGSFLFSGASDCLVKKFDLRFLDERKPLEIYVGHTSPVRFLSFSRRYDNLFCSSSDNGSIKLWQTEKHVDGMNRSGTSIACPVSIPGESPPCAFLPPLPGDLTTKTATGRNKNGGKNFLLLNKKTVRSNRSTSIVSECNYRKTPDLLRQENSNRNYDKGGKMGKVSTLDAYRKRTLTPNVQSTHDKRVQVMSRNELFNTIKTKGVNSRKEIPPNLTSKAHLGSSGEGPTQGEIKGVRTSSRLKLPLTSQHCAATSKHSASGRNFKGKSKISISVSNDSTKGGGSHLGLKAEQFDLPFLLFNESDLASSQAKKIKIRHSTLSMLNHRSRVSAMVWVGDLVLSASWDQTVKCWDLRGPAAEWR
- a CDS encoding hypothetical protein, conserved (encoded by transcript PVX_090910A), encoding MKNNLMLSLNNAKDYLKSRNENGQSVYNHICDVINFIIVEKPEKCYEHFEMISSHIKESKKGDSVSAPSSAACGSPSHRGRSKASKEPHLRDANLDSYILHDYIKNKKDWLAKIKLSLQKKVQPKPSHLPFLKNFYEQAKLINWAGYHIGSDSVWLINESVKNVLEKYKNELASLHFWGILKGVKNDYYILEGLLKGDSTFLLQRKGKKAAPSEDSNGGESSSSEESSSTEGGKHEEEGEEEDEEEDDEEDENDEEDSNDEGRKNRNNSSGKSTNPKGKNKPTESHQLKYTREDFATFNKRVNRHVYWASVNGTDEWVLLKPTTPEYIQMASRTNKMLTGHMNKIITAFPNIAIKEKHYLRALISLISSYTHISPRRYYITRGAEKKRGAGKRKKGGKDQSGEEGEEGVDQDEDEEDYSNASNEKDDHSSETNDENEYTEDGEEEEEEERGGDKRNGGLDHHKDSHNAGEDSLIENKKFQFDTNALSRLENWVHCKHYFLPNGHVCYPKDGRTKNGGRARNAQMRQIIKQNPPLKILRGINAQKENQVTPTWKVKHLNPGHYYGPHSLHYDVIVIYNFTFYGAFTVYSNGQFFNFYVGNGMKSKHSFIHTYQPGKVESDESELSEVDHSS